GGGCCAGGGCAATTCCCGCAGATATCAGCCCCAGAAAGGTAGCAAAAGAGTGAAATTCATCAATCCATATGGTGCTGATCACCATCACACTCAAAAAAACGGAGATATACCGAACTCCATTTTTCCATTTATAGCGTTGCTTAACGTCCTTAATGCGCCAAAAAATAATACGCAAAAGTAATTGCCGTAAAAATGCCAGTACGAATATGGCTACCAGGGAAAATAATATCTTCCGCTGGATTTCAGGGGCAATTCCCCAATGTTCCCTTACCCAATCAATGATATCCACATCAAATTTTTTATGTATCCGGCACTACCTCTTAAAAACTAACACAACAGAAAATCGTTTGTTAAGCATTGTTTTAATGGCACGAATGAACATTTAAATTACAATATAAAAAAAAGCAACATGAGCAGAACAAGCAAAATGGCCACCCACTGTATCCCCTTTCCAAAACCGGGGAATTCATATCCGCAAACAGGGCAAACTTTGCTGTCAGCCTCCACCTCCATGGCACATGACGGGCATTCCTTCTTTTTCATGCATGCTAATTTTTAATATTTTATAAATATAGTAAGCCAACATCTAACTATCATCAGTTTAATAAGCTTTGTATTCAAGCATCTAACTCATATTTTTGGCACTCACTTAGCTGACCTTTTACCCTTTGAAACAAACTACACATCTACGTCATGTATTAGATTTTAACCTGGCCATGATACTAATGAGCACATCCGGCTCTCTGGGCAGATATATATCTATGCCTCCACCAGTCATTATCTGGTGGCGCTGCCTGCTGGCAGCTTTGTTTTTATACCTGTTTTGCCGCTGGAGAAAAGTAAATTTATCCGTCAACATTGTCCATGACGGCTTCTCGATCATTCTGGCCGCAGCACTTTTGGGCGGGCACTGGATCACTTACTTTTATGCGTTGCACCTGTCCAATGTTGCCATTGGTATGCTGTCGCTGTTTACCTATCCTGTTTTTACAGCATTGCTGGAGCCATTATTGTTAAAGTCAGGGTTTAACCTCAGGCATATAGGCCTGGGTATGCTTGCACTCGTAGGCATTTACCTGCTGGCCCCGGACTTTGACATGGAGAACAGCTATTTCCGGGGTATCCTTTTCGGACTGGTATCTTCCCTGCTCTATGCCCTCCGCAATATCCTTCTCAAGAAAAAAGTATCGCGCTACCAAGGTTCCACACTGATGTTTTACCAGCTATTGATTGCCATGGTACTGTTCGTGCCGGTGCTTTTTATATACGACTCCTCAGGCATTACAGGGCAATGGCCCGCGGTAGTTACGCTGGCGTTGGTAACTACAGCCATCGGGCATACCATGTTCGTTATGGGCCTAAAGCATTTCAGTGTAAGCACGGCTAGTATAATAAGCAGCAGCCAGCCAATCTATGGTATTATTATCGGCATGATCTTTTTGCATGAGATACCTCAGTGGAATACTGTATTCGGTGGAGCTTTGATATTGATATCCGTGGTTATTGAAAGCATCCGCTCTTACTCAGCTAGTGACCGGAGTTCCTCCTGAACAGGTCCCGGTTTCTCACCGCGGTCATCACGACGGCGATAACAAGCCCGGTTACCGTTATGGCATCTACCACATTTGCAGGTATAGCCGCCTGAAAAAGTATGTCCAGGTAGTACTTGACAAATGAGGCAGGGAGGTCTGTTTCTCCCAGCTTCCTTTTCACCTCCCAGTGCCAGTCCGTTAAAAAGCAATAGCCCAATCCATAAAAGATCCCCAGGATAAGCCACGATACAAGCGTAAGCACTACCGACACCAG
This region of Fulvivirga ulvae genomic DNA includes:
- a CDS encoding zinc ribbon domain-containing protein; amino-acid sequence: MKKKECPSCAMEVEADSKVCPVCGYEFPGFGKGIQWVAILLVLLMLLFFIL
- a CDS encoding DMT family transporter produces the protein MKQTTHLRHVLDFNLAMILMSTSGSLGRYISMPPPVIIWWRCLLAALFLYLFCRWRKVNLSVNIVHDGFSIILAAALLGGHWITYFYALHLSNVAIGMLSLFTYPVFTALLEPLLLKSGFNLRHIGLGMLALVGIYLLAPDFDMENSYFRGILFGLVSSLLYALRNILLKKKVSRYQGSTLMFYQLLIAMVLFVPVLFIYDSSGITGQWPAVVTLALVTTAIGHTMFVMGLKHFSVSTASIISSSQPIYGIIIGMIFLHEIPQWNTVFGGALILISVVIESIRSYSASDRSSS
- a CDS encoding DUF2784 domain-containing protein yields the protein MSWLETKDVIFTILHIGVTLFNLFGWMWYKLRRLHLVSVVLTLVSWLILGIFYGLGYCFLTDWHWEVKRKLGETDLPASFVKYYLDILFQAAIPANVVDAITVTGLVIAVVMTAVRNRDLFRRNSGH